The Chlamydiales bacterium region ACAAAAGCTTTTCACTGCCACCACCAAGTTTGTAATAGAGTGTTTCTGTTAAATTTTTTAAAACCCCTAAAGCCCGTCTTCTTTGTAAACATACATAAGCTGCAGAGGCGCTCAACTCATGCTCCCAGCTCTCAATGCCAAGAAGAGCTTTATTTCGAAGGAGTATATTTCTCTGCTTCAATGCTCGAAGATAACGTGTTAGGTGATGCACATACAGAGGGTCTACTTGCGCAATTTGTAAATCTAAAAATTGGCGTCGCAGTTGTGCTGATGCGTTAATTAGTTCCATATCATCTGGTGTCAAGACAACACCTTGTATTAAACCTACAAGCTGGATAAAGGATGTATATTCCGTGCTGTTATGGCAAATTAAGCGCTTTTTTCCACCATAAGTTATGCGTATTACTTGTTCAATCTCATGCTTTACAAAATGTACTTCTAGATCGAATGATTTGGCTTCATAGGAAATAAGCTCCGATGTTTTTGGAGTGCGAAAAGATCTTCCTGCAATACAAAAGTTTAAGGCTTCAAGCAGATTCGTTTTGCCTTGTGCATTTTCTCCATAAAAAAGGTTTGTTCCAGGAATGAGCTCTATGCATGCTTCATCATAATTTCTAAAGGAGCGTAAATAAAGCTTTTGTACATACATAATTACACGATTAATGGAACAATTGCTTTTAATGCATCCCTTACAACTTCCAAGGGTTTTTGATTTGCATTTATCTTAAAATAGAGCGATGGAGGGTAGTGATCAAGAACTTTACTTGTTTCTTTTTCGTAAACTTCCATGCGTGTTGCAAGAATTTTTGCGTTTCCATCATCCGCTCGCTTTTCTAAAAGTGCACGATTTTGCAGGCGGTCGAGTAAAACTTGCTTATCTTCTACTTCTAAGATAATAACACCTTTTACATCGATGTATTTATCTAGTATTTCTGCTTGATGCTTAGTTCTGGGTATACCATCGAGTAGAAGATATTGTTTT contains the following coding sequences:
- the recF gene encoding DNA replication and repair protein RecF (All proteins in this family for which functions are known are DNA-binding proteins that assist the filamentation of RecA onto DNA for the initiation of recombination or recombinational repair.) encodes the protein MYVQKLYLRSFRNYDEACIELIPGTNLFYGENAQGKTNLLEALNFCIAGRSFRTPKTSELISYEAKSFDLEVHFVKHEIEQVIRITYGGKKRLICHNSTEYTSFIQLVGLIQGVVLTPDDMELINASAQLRRQFLDLQIAQVDPLYVHHLTRYLRALKQRNILLRNKALLGIESWEHELSASAAYVCLQRRRALGVLKNLTETLYYKLGGGSEKLLLEYRGLIIKEESLESIQKAYIHAYNRYRNQEVYMGYSLVGPHRDDFTMKMDGVGVKDFASEGQKRTLVAALRFAEWAHLYQESGEMPIMSVDDIGLSLDTRRKQKLYEHLITLGQVFVTSPEELSKEYFPTSIKV
- a CDS encoding nucleoside monophosphate kinase, with protein sequence MKEKMHFTLDPYHEKYSSLLIFGPPGVGKGTLCKFLSNSGVLLHISSGDIFRGISPNSSAGKLVQEYANNGLLLPDEATIAIWEKYISGLYFTNRYYPEKQYLLLDGIPRTKHQAEILDKYIDVKGVIILEVEDKQVLLDRLQNRALLEKRADDGNAKILATRMEVYEKETSKVLDHYPPSLYFKINANQKPLEVVRDALKAIVPLIV